The DNA segment AAGGCTTTGCATCACTTTGTGGCACATGGCATTGAGTACAATTAAATCTAGCTTCACTTACCATATCTTTTGTAGATTTATTTTTTCTAAGATCAAAATAGTGACTATTTGGAAGTGGTGTTGCACCAACATCTTTTGCAATAGATTGATCATGACAGCTCAAACAAATATTATTATCCTTAACAATAGGAAGCATATCTTCTAAAGTGTGAGGAATTAGTGGTGGAGCATTTTCAAATGATCTTTCTATCAATACAGATTCACCAGCTGATAATTGAGAATATTTAACATCTAATAACTCTATATTTTCACTCTCTAAACTTGTTTTTCTTAAACCTAAATCTTTTGAATCAACACTTTTAACAGCAAAACCACATGCACTTATTAAAGTAGCTACTGCTAAGGATAAAAAGATTTTATTTTTCATTTTCTCTCCTTATTTTTAATATATTAAAACCTAAAGCATCATCGCAGCAAACATCAATACACTTTCCACATCTTATGCATTCTCCAGATTTAACATCTTGCTCTTCTTTTCCTATCATCCAAAGCACTTGTTTTTCAGGACAAATTTGGATACATTTATAACATTTAGTGCATTTTTGCAAATCATATCTTACTTTTAAAAGTGAAAAATGAGATACTAAAGCCCAAAAAGCACCTAAAGGACAAAAATGAGAGCATGTAAATCTAGGACTCAAAAAAGCATCTATACAAAAAATAATTAATGCTATAAAAATCCAAGAAACTCCCCCAAATATAATCCCTCTCTGGATTATTCCTATATAAGAAAATTCCTCAAAGACAGGAAAAGACAAAACTAAAGACAAAACTAAAGACAAAGTCATTATATAGTAACGCAGATTTTTATTAACATTAATTGTTTTTATCTGATTTACTTTTAATTTCATCCTAAAAAAATGAGCTAAATCTGTAATAATATTAATCGGACATACCCATGCACAAAAAGCTCTTCCAGCAAAAATAGCATAAAAGAAAAATATTACTAAAGCTCCACTTAAAGCCATTACGTCCATTTGTAAGCTAGCAAATACAAGTTGCAAAAACGCAAATGGATCACTAAGTGGTATAGTGGAAAATAAAATAGAAGAACTCAAATTTCCCTTTAAAATAAAATCAAATACACTAAAAGAAAATAAAATTAAAATAGAAATTTGCACAATCCTTCTTAAAATAAGATATTTCACAGCAATTCTCCATCATTAAGATAATTTTTAGCTTTATTGTTGTTGAATTTCTTTTTGGTGTCAACATCTTGTAGACGTTTTTCGTCTTTTTCATCCCAGCCTTTAATATAATTATCCCCTGCTCTTCCTAAAACAAAATTTCTAGGTAAAACTTTGATAGCTGCTTCTTGAGTAATGCAAGCTTTCTCACAAAGCCCACAACCTACACAAACTTCGTGATCAACAACCGGAAGTAAAAATGCATGTTTAGCAGTTCTTTCATTGCGTTTTAATTCTAACTTTAAAGCCTTGTCTATTAAAGGACAGGCTCTATAACAAGCATCGCATTGAATTCCCCAATAAGCCACGCAACTAGCACTATCAATAATAGCTATACCCATCTTAGTTTTATAAATTCCATCTTTTTGTTCTAAATATTTATGATCCAACGCATCGGTAGGACAATCCCTGATACAAGGAATATCTTCACATAACCTACACGGATCTTTTCTCGCTACAAAAAAAGGAGTGCCATTTTGGGGAGAATCTTGCAAAGTAGCTAGATCTAAAATATCGTAAGGACAAGCTTTCACACAAAGTCCACATCTTATACATTTTGACAAAAATTCTCTTTCATTATCGGCTCCAGGAGGTCTTAAAAAATACTCCTGATTAGAACTAAAAGCTAAATTTGCCAAAAATGCGCTACCGCTACTTATACACAAAAGCTTAAATGCAAAAGCTAAAAATTCTCTTCTATTGTTCATTTATTACACTTTAGTAATTTTTACAGCACATTTTTTAAAATCAGTTTGATTAGATAGTGGACAAGTTGCATCAAGCGTAACTTTGTTAATATACACATTCTCATCAAACCAAGGAACATACACAAGACCTTTTGAAGGCTTATTTCTACCACGAAAATCCACTCGTGCTTTTACTTTTCCACGACGCGACTCTACCCACACAGCATCACCTTGATTAATTTGCATACTCTTAGCATCATCTTCATTCATATAACAAAGTGCTTCAGGAACTGCACGGAAAAGTTCAGGAACCCTCATAGTCATAGTACCACTATGCCAATGTTCTAATACTCTACCGGTAGATAACCAAAATGGATATTCCTTACTCGGTCTTTCAGGAGCTTTCATAAATGGTCTAAAGAAAATTTTAACTTTATTTTTTAAGCTATACTTTTCAGTTGTTTGAGGTGCTATTAAATCTCCTTTTGGCAATTCTTTAGCAAAATTACCATAAAAAGCAAAATCAGATTTTGGATTAGCTTTTTTAGCATAATAATCAAATTTTGTATTAAATCTCCACTGGGTTTCTTTACCATTTACTACAGGCCATCTTAAACCTCTGACCTTATGATAAGTGTCAAAATCAGCTAAATCATGCCCATGTCCTAAACCAAATTTGCGATATTCTTCCCATAAATATTTTTGAATAAAAAACCCATAGCCTTTAAATTCTTCTCCGTCGCTACCTATAATTTTTCTTTCATCTCCAAAAACTTCAGAATTATCAAAACCCTTTGCTATATTGTCTTTAGCTTTGAATGTTTTTGCCTCACTATTGGCAAATAATACATCATATAATGTATCATCTTCATTGTAACCCATAGCTTTAGCTTCTTCTAAAACACTTGGTAAAGTAAGCTTATCATTAACTTTCATTTCACCCCAAACTTCTTTTAATTTAAAGCGTTTTGCAAATTCCATAATCTGCCAAGTATCACTCATAGCTTCACCTACAGGTAAAACTTGTTGTTTCCAATGCTGGGTTCTTCTTTCTGCATTACCATAAGCACCCCATTTTTCATAAATCATAGCACTTGGTAAAATTAAATCTGCTACCTTAGCACTAATTCCTGGATAACAATCACTTACAACAATAAAATTATCCATATTTCTGGCTGCATCTATCCAGTGATTTGCATTTGCTGTATTTTGCCATGGATTATTCACCTGCACCCAAGCAAATTTGATTTTTCCATCTTCTAAATCTCTCATAATATTTAAATATGGAGCACCTGGTTTTGGATTAATTGTATTTGCAGGTATTTTCCAAATTTTTTCAGAAATTTCTCTATGTTTAGCATTTGCAACCACCATATCAGCCGGTAAACGATGAGAAAATGTTCCCACTTCTCTTGCTGTTCCACAGGCACTTGGTTGTCCAGTAAGAGAAAAAGCTCCACTACCTGGTTTTGCTTGCTTACCTAATAAAAAATGCACCATATAAGCTTGCTCATTTACCCAAGAACCTCTTGTATGTTGATTAAATCCCATAGTCCAAAAACTTACAACTTTTCTATTTTTTTCAATGTATAAATTTGCTAGTTCTTGTAATTTATTTTTAAATTCTTCTATGCTTTCATCTTCATTGCCTTTTGCCACTTTAGCCACATAATCAAGTGTATAAGGTTCTAATGCTTTCTTAAAATCCTCAAAAGAAATTTCCCAATGTGTATCAGGTTTATCTTGATGCTTCATTTCAAATTTATCACCTGTTTTCACTCCTAGATAAGCTAAAGATATTGCTTCTTCATCATCTAAAACAATAGCGTTTTGCTTAGCAACAGTGTCTTTTTCACTTACTTTAAATTTAGGATGATTAGGATTATTTCTCATTCCATAACCAATATCAGCATATCCTGTTGTGAATATACAATGCTTATCAACAAAATCCTTATCCATAGCTTCTGGATGATTATAAACAATTTCTCTTGCTATGTAATTCCAAATAGCTAAATCAGCATTAGGTTTAAAAATAATTTCAGTATCGGCTATATGAGAAGTTCTATTTGAAAAAGTTGATAAATTTACCACTTTTACCTTATCAAGATTACTTAATTTTCTATCACTTACTCTTGACCATAAAATTGGATGCATTTCTGCCATATTTGCGCCCCAAGTAATTATAGTATCTGTAAGCTCTATATCATCATAACAACCAGAAGGCTCATCAACTCCAAATGTTTGCATAAATCCAACAACTGCAGAAGCCATACAATGACGCGCATTTGGATCAATATTATTTGATCTAAAACCAGCTTTTACGAGTTTAGCTGCAGCATATCCTTCTTGAATAGTATATTGACCGCTTGCAAAAATTCCAATACCTTCAACACCTTTTTCCTTGTATGCTTTTTTAAATTGCTTTTCCATTTCGTCAAAAGCTTTTTGCCAAGAAACTTGTTGAAATTTCCCCTTTTTATCAAATTCACCTTTAGAATTTACACGAAGTAAAGGAGTTACCAAACGATCTTCACCATACATAATTTTTGCATTAAAATAACCTTTAATACAATTTAATCCGCGATTGACTGGAGCCGCAGGATCTCCTTTTACTGCAACGATCTTGCCATCTAAACTCGCAACTAATATTCCACATCCTGTACCACAAAATCTACAAACAGCTTTATCCCAGCGCCATTTATTTTCAGTATTTGCAAGCACACTACTTGGAACACTAAGACCCGCAACACTACAAGCACTTGCAATAGCAGTATTTTTAATGAAGTCTCTTCTGTTCATCGTATCCCTCGTTATTGTTTATTTTGCGTATATTAAATAACACACAAATGTCATATTATCACATTTATATTAAAATTAAATTATAAAAAGGAATATTTTTAAATACTTACATTTAGGATTTATTTAGTATTTTTAAAAAAAATTAAGCATATTATTAAAACGCTAATTTATCTTAGCGTTTTAATTGATTTACTATACCAAGCATATCATCACTTGTTGTAATAGCTTTAGAACCAGCTTCGTAAGCTCTTTGTCCAGTAATAAGATCTGTCATCTCCTCTACAAGTTGAACATTACTAAGCTCTACAAATCCGTGTTTAATAGGGGAAAATCCATTTTCTCCGGCAATACCAGCAATAGGAGCACCGCTTGCATCAGTTTCCACCAAAAGATTGTCTCCAAGCGCATGTAAACCAGCAGGATTAATAAAATTTACAAGCTCTATTTGTCCTATCTGAGTTTCAGCTGTATTTCCTGGTTGAATAACCGAAATAGTTCCATCGGTTGCAACATTAATTGCAGTCGCATCTTCTGGAATTGTCATTTCTGGCAAAAGTCTATATCCATCTGAATTTACTATATTACCTTCAGCATCTTTTGTAAATTGCCCATTTCTAGTATATGCGATTGTTCCATCAGGCATTTGAATTTGAAAAAAACCATTATTTCCTGCTATAGCCATATCAAGACCAGCAGTTGAAGTTTGTTTTAAACTACCCTCACTAAAGATCTTGCTAATTGCAGTTACTCTAGAACCAAGACCTACTTCTATCCCACTTGGATGTTTAGTTGTGCTTGAAGTTGATGTTCCAGCATATTTCATTGTTTGATACATTAAATCTGCAAATTCAGCACGAGATTTCTTATAACCTACCGTATTAACATTTGAGATATTATTTGAAGTCACATCAATTTGTGTTTGTTGAGACACCATCCCTGATGCTGCTGTGTATAACGATCTTAACATTTATCTATCCTTAGAATTTTTATTTAACATTTGCTAATTTATTAATAGCTTCTTGATTTAAATCATCCATATGAGAAGTCATAACTTTTTGATACATCTCAACCATACGATTTGCTTCTATTAATCCAACCATTTCAGTCACAGGATTTACATTAGAACCTTGAGTAAAACCTTGTTTAATAGCACCTGAATTTTGTAAATCTCTTATTTTATTTACATCTACTTTATACATATTATCACCATCTTTTTGTAAATCTCTTAAATCATCTACTTGAGCTACAAATAATCTTGCAATATTTTGATTTGTAGTGCTAATAATCCCATTTTTATCTACATTAACAAAAGCATTGGAATCACCTATACGAATTCCATCATTTTCTGGATTATTAAAATAATCACTACTTAAAACCCTATATCCTTGACGATTAACCAAATATCCATCTTCATCAAGTTGAAAATTTCCATCTTGACTTAATCTTACTTCTCCGTTGTTAGTTTTAATAAGATAGAAAGTATCTTCTCTTGTTAAAGCAAGATCTAAAGGATTATGGGTCATCTTCATGGATCCAACATTAAAATTTGTATATACATGATTAACTTGAGGTACTCTATCTATAGTAGTATTTACAAATCTCGCTGCATCTCTTGTATGATTTTCTATAGGCAACTCATCTTGAGTTTCTTTAAAAATCCTTTTAAAATCTGCAATAACAACATTATCTCTCTTGTAACCACTAGTGTTGACATTGGCAAGGTTATTAGTTACAACGTCTAAGCGATTAAATTGTGTAACCATAGCACCAGTGGCTTGATAATATCCATTTTGCATTGTAATTCCTAAAAATCTGAAATATTTTAATCACACAAAGCAATATCTATTCCAAAAAATTTTATTTGTTTTTAATTAATTTTTAGGAAGAATAACAAGTTTCATACTAAAATTATCTCAAAGGACACTTTATGGCTGGCGAAGCGAATACTTTAGAAGAACTTTTTAAAGAAAATTCTAAAGATTATATCACATATGAAAAACTTGTCAAGTACTTAGCAAAAATTCCAAATGCCTCTAGTGTAAAAAAAATTCGAGATTTAATGACCAAACACAAAGTAGAATTAGTATCTTCAGCAGAAATTGCAAAAAAACGTAATCTAGAAGAAGCAAAAAAACTGCAAGAAGAAAAACAAAAACTACAAGATACAAGCTTGGAAAATGAATTTGATTTAGCTAATGAAAATGATTTATTAGAATGGAGTAGATCAGATTCTCCTGTAAGAATGTATTTAAGAGAAATGGGACAAATTTCATTATTAAACAAAGATGAAGAAGTAGAAATCTCTAAAAAAATAGAACTTGGTGAGGATATTATTATCGATGCTTTCTGTTCGGTGCCTTATTTGATTGACTTTATACTTGATTATAAAGAACCTTTAATCAATAGAGAAAGAAGAGTAAAGGAACTTTTCAAAAGCTTTGAAGATGACGATAAAAATGAAGATGATAAAAATGAAGATGAAATAGATACCGATGAAGAAAATGAAAACGACGAAAATGATTTAAATAGTGATAAAAAAATTAAAAAAACAAATAAAAAAGAAGATGAAAGAACTTTAAAAGTCATAGAAAGCTTTAAAGCTTTAGAAAAAGCAAAAAAAGAATGGTTAAAAACCATTTCCACCATTAGCGCAGAAAAAAACGAAGATGACTTATTAGATAAATTAATAATAGCTTTTAAGAAAAATATATTAAAAGAAAAACTTATGAACTTAGGCCCAACTTCAAAGCTCATATCAGAAATAGTAAAATCAATGGAAACTGCTTTAAAAAGTGATGAAGAATTTGATAAGGAACTTAAGCGCTTAGAATACCGTTTACCAATGTTTTCAGAAGAACTCAAACAAAGACATGCAGATATCTTAAAAGATATCACTAAACTTAGCAAAGAAGAAATAACTGAGCGTGCTTTGGAAACAACTATGGTTAGTACTTATATGGAAATTAAAAAACTTATTCAAACAAAAGAAGCTAGCCAAAATTCATTTGATTTAGAAAAAGATCAATTAAAAGAAATTTTAGAACAAATCAAACGAGGCAAAAGAATTTCTGATGAGGCAAAAACTAGAATGGCTAAATCAAATTTACGACTTGTAGTTAGCATAGCAAAAAGATATACAAATCGCGGCTTACCTTTTTTAGATTTAATTCAAGAAGGTAATATTGGTTTAATGAAAGCAGTTGATAAATTTGAATATAAAAGAGGTTATAAATTTTCAACTTATGCTACATGGTGGATACGACAGGCTATTTCAAGAGCTATAGCAGATCAAGCAAGGACTATAAGAATTCCTATTCATATGATAGAAACTATCAATCAAATCAATAAAATAATTCGTGAATATTTACAAAAAGAAGGCAAAGAACCGGATGTTAACATTATCGCTAAAGAAGTAAATTTAAGTGTAGATAAAGTAAAACAAGTTATCAAAATCACAAAAGAACCTGTTTCTCTAGAAGCACCTATTAGCAATGAAGATGATGGTAAATTTGGAGATTTTGTAGAAGATAGAAATTCACTTTCACCTATGGATCACATTTTAAAAGATGATTTAAAAGAACAAATTGATGAAGTTTTAGATCAACTAAATGATAGAGAAAAAGCAGTTATTAGGATGCGTTTTGGTTTAATGGATGATGAAAGCGATAGAACTTTAGAAGAAATTGGTAAAGAACTTAATGTCACTAGAGAAAGAGTAAGACAAATAGAAAGTTCTGCTATAAAAAAACTTAAGCACCCTAAAGTTGGTAGAAAACTTAAAAATTATATTGAAGGCTGGAAATAATTAATCCTTAACTATAAAAGGATTAATTATCTCTAAAAAGTTTAGTTGCAAGATGTGTTGCTCTGCTTTGATCCGTATCTTTTTTAAGTGTATAAAAAATTCTACTAATATAATCTTCTAAAATTTTTTGAGAATTATTGATTTTATCATCTTTATTGATGATAATCTTTTTATATCTGCCATCACTATTTAATTCATAAGCTAAATCATTATCACTTAATTGCAATTTTAATATTTGTGCCAACTTTGCCCTAGAGTGCTCATCATATATTGGTGTCATCAACTCAAGACGTCTTTCTAAATTTCTTGGCATCCAATCTGCACTTGAAATAAAATAATTTGGACTTGTATGCTTAAAATACAAAATTCTTGCATGCTCTAAATATTTTCCAACTATACTTCTAACCTTTATATTTTCACTATAACCTTGCACGTCTGGTTTCAAACAGCAAATTCCTCTAACTATCAAATCAATTCTTACACCCTTATTAGATGCTTCATATAAAGCTTTAATCACATCCGCATCAACTAAAGCATTCATTTTAGCTATAATGACACCATTTTCTCTTTGATTTGCTTCAATTGCTATCATTTCTAAAATTCTTTCTTTGATTTGCTTAGGACTCATCGATAAGGTTTTTAAACGACGGCTTTTACTATACCCTGACAAAATATGAAAAAATGTCGTAGTATCTTGTGAATACTCTTCCTTTGAAGTAAAATAACTAACATCTGTGTAAACTTTAGCTGAGCTAGCATTGTAATTTCCTGTACTAAGGTGATTATAAATTTTAAGTTTATCACCTTCTTTTCTAATTACTTGAGCAACTTTAGCATGTACTTTAAATCCTGTAATACCATAAATTACATGAGCACCAGCATTTTCTAATGATTTTGCCCAATGTAAATTATTTTCTTCATCAAAGCGAGCCTTAAGTTCGACCATTACAGTAACTTGTTTACCATCATTTGCAGCATCAATCAAGGCTTGAACTATATTTGAATTTTTTTCCACTCTATAAAGTGTCATTCGTATAGAAACAACCTTAGGATCTTTACTTGCTTCTTTTATAAATTGATAAACAGGTTCAAAACTTTCATAAGGTTGAAAGACCAAAATATCTTGTTTATCCATAGCGCTAAATATCGATAAATTATCTCCAAATGGCGGTAAAATTTTTGAAGTATATACAGGACTTAGTAAGTGAGTAAATTCTTTGTTTAAAATAATTTGCCAAAGCGATGATAAATTTAAAAGAGTATCATATTCATAAATATCTTTATGAAAAATATTCATATGTAAGCGTAAAAATTCTATCAATTGTTCATCAGCACCTTTTTGAATTTGCAAACGAATAAATGCACCTTTTCTACGGAGCTTTAACCCTTGTTCTAAAATCATCATAAAATCATCAGCTTCCTCTTCTTCAATCTCCATATCTGCATTTCTAGTTACCCTAAAAGCAGCAGAAGCTAAAAGCTTATACCCAGGAAAAATGTGTTCTGTGTGATGATGAACTATACTTTCAATAGGCACATAAATATTTGAACTTACTTGATAAAATCTAGGTAAAACTCTTGGGATACGTATCATTCCAAATTTTAATAGCTCTGGATGGATAGGATCACAAAGCTTTACCGCCAAAGAGAAAGATAAATTGTTTAAATGCGGAAAAGGATGAGTAGCATCTACAGCAATTGGAACTATAACAGGAAAAATATTAGAAAAAAAATGTTCATTACATTGTTGTTTCATATCCTCATCAAGCTCTTCATATGATCTAATAAACAAGTTTTCTTTTTCAAGGTCAGATAAAATTTTAGAAAAATATTGCTCAAGCACATATTTTTCTTCGTGCAAATAATTTCTTATGGCTTTTAATTGCGCCAATGGTGTCATTTCATCATTGCTAGTGGTGCTAATACCAGCAACAAAAAGTTGTTTTAAACCAGCCACTCTAATCATATAAAATTCATCTAAGTTAGTGCAATATATAGCTATAAATTTCAGTTTTTCCAGCAATGGAAGCTCTTTGGAACATTGATCTAACACTCTAGAATTAAAAGCTAACCAAGATAATTCTCTGTTAATATACATAGATGATTGAAACTGCATCTTATTTACCTTAAATAATCTATTTAATAAATAGTATATTATATATTAAGAATACTTACCTTTATTAAATTATTATGATATTAAATCTTAAAAAACCATTTATAATAAATTAAGATATTTTATATCTTTAAATTAATATTAAATATATTTATAATATAGTTACAACATAGCATTTTGATGCCTTATTATGC comes from the Campylobacter insulaenigrae NCTC 12927 genome and includes:
- a CDS encoding periplasmic nitrate reductase, small subunit, cytochrome c550 protein — its product is MKNKIFLSLAVATLISACGFAVKSVDSKDLGLRKTSLESENIELLDVKYSQLSAGESVLIERSFENAPPLIPHTLEDMLPIVKDNNICLSCHDQSIAKDVGATPLPNSHYFDLRKNKSTKDMVSEARFNCTQCHVPQSDAKPLVNNTFEAKFKNEESKKRSNLLDVLNEGVR
- the napH gene encoding quinol dehydrogenase ferredoxin subunit NapH; the protein is MKYLILRRIVQISILILFSFSVFDFILKGNLSSSILFSTIPLSDPFAFLQLVFASLQMDVMALSGALVIFFFYAIFAGRAFCAWVCPINIITDLAHFFRMKLKVNQIKTINVNKNLRYYIMTLSLVLSLVLSFPVFEEFSYIGIIQRGIIFGGVSWIFIALIIFCIDAFLSPRFTCSHFCPLGAFWALVSHFSLLKVRYDLQKCTKCYKCIQICPEKQVLWMIGKEEQDVKSGECIRCGKCIDVCCDDALGFNILKIRRENEK
- the napG gene encoding ferredoxin-type protein NapG — encoded protein: MNNRREFLAFAFKLLCISSGSAFLANLAFSSNQEYFLRPPGADNEREFLSKCIRCGLCVKACPYDILDLATLQDSPQNGTPFFVARKDPCRLCEDIPCIRDCPTDALDHKYLEQKDGIYKTKMGIAIIDSASCVAYWGIQCDACYRACPLIDKALKLELKRNERTAKHAFLLPVVDHEVCVGCGLCEKACITQEAAIKVLPRNFVLGRAGDNYIKGWDEKDEKRLQDVDTKKKFNNNKAKNYLNDGELL
- the napA gene encoding periplasmic nitrate reductase subunit alpha; translation: MNRRDFIKNTAIASACSVAGLSVPSSVLANTENKWRWDKAVCRFCGTGCGILVASLDGKIVAVKGDPAAPVNRGLNCIKGYFNAKIMYGEDRLVTPLLRVNSKGEFDKKGKFQQVSWQKAFDEMEKQFKKAYKEKGVEGIGIFASGQYTIQEGYAAAKLVKAGFRSNNIDPNARHCMASAVVGFMQTFGVDEPSGCYDDIELTDTIITWGANMAEMHPILWSRVSDRKLSNLDKVKVVNLSTFSNRTSHIADTEIIFKPNADLAIWNYIAREIVYNHPEAMDKDFVDKHCIFTTGYADIGYGMRNNPNHPKFKVSEKDTVAKQNAIVLDDEEAISLAYLGVKTGDKFEMKHQDKPDTHWEISFEDFKKALEPYTLDYVAKVAKGNEDESIEEFKNKLQELANLYIEKNRKVVSFWTMGFNQHTRGSWVNEQAYMVHFLLGKQAKPGSGAFSLTGQPSACGTAREVGTFSHRLPADMVVANAKHREISEKIWKIPANTINPKPGAPYLNIMRDLEDGKIKFAWVQVNNPWQNTANANHWIDAARNMDNFIVVSDCYPGISAKVADLILPSAMIYEKWGAYGNAERRTQHWKQQVLPVGEAMSDTWQIMEFAKRFKLKEVWGEMKVNDKLTLPSVLEEAKAMGYNEDDTLYDVLFANSEAKTFKAKDNIAKGFDNSEVFGDERKIIGSDGEEFKGYGFFIQKYLWEEYRKFGLGHGHDLADFDTYHKVRGLRWPVVNGKETQWRFNTKFDYYAKKANPKSDFAFYGNFAKELPKGDLIAPQTTEKYSLKNKVKIFFRPFMKAPERPSKEYPFWLSTGRVLEHWHSGTMTMRVPELFRAVPEALCYMNEDDAKSMQINQGDAVWVESRRGKVKARVDFRGRNKPSKGLVYVPWFDENVYINKVTLDATCPLSNQTDFKKCAVKITKV
- the flgG gene encoding flagellar basal-body rod protein FlgG, which encodes MLRSLYTAASGMVSQQTQIDVTSNNISNVNTVGYKKSRAEFADLMYQTMKYAGTSTSSTTKHPSGIEVGLGSRVTAISKIFSEGSLKQTSTAGLDMAIAGNNGFFQIQMPDGTIAYTRNGQFTKDAEGNIVNSDGYRLLPEMTIPEDATAINVATDGTISVIQPGNTAETQIGQIELVNFINPAGLHALGDNLLVETDASGAPIAGIAGENGFSPIKHGFVELSNVQLVEEMTDLITGQRAYEAGSKAITTSDDMLGIVNQLKR
- a CDS encoding flagellar hook-basal body protein, giving the protein MQNGYYQATGAMVTQFNRLDVVTNNLANVNTSGYKRDNVVIADFKRIFKETQDELPIENHTRDAARFVNTTIDRVPQVNHVYTNFNVGSMKMTHNPLDLALTREDTFYLIKTNNGEVRLSQDGNFQLDEDGYLVNRQGYRVLSSDYFNNPENDGIRIGDSNAFVNVDKNGIISTTNQNIARLFVAQVDDLRDLQKDGDNMYKVDVNKIRDLQNSGAIKQGFTQGSNVNPVTEMVGLIEANRMVEMYQKVMTSHMDDLNQEAINKLANVK
- the rpoD gene encoding RNA polymerase sigma factor RpoD; its protein translation is MAGEANTLEELFKENSKDYITYEKLVKYLAKIPNASSVKKIRDLMTKHKVELVSSAEIAKKRNLEEAKKLQEEKQKLQDTSLENEFDLANENDLLEWSRSDSPVRMYLREMGQISLLNKDEEVEISKKIELGEDIIIDAFCSVPYLIDFILDYKEPLINRERRVKELFKSFEDDDKNEDDKNEDEIDTDEENENDENDLNSDKKIKKTNKKEDERTLKVIESFKALEKAKKEWLKTISTISAEKNEDDLLDKLIIAFKKNILKEKLMNLGPTSKLISEIVKSMETALKSDEEFDKELKRLEYRLPMFSEELKQRHADILKDITKLSKEEITERALETTMVSTYMEIKKLIQTKEASQNSFDLEKDQLKEILEQIKRGKRISDEAKTRMAKSNLRLVVSIAKRYTNRGLPFLDLIQEGNIGLMKAVDKFEYKRGYKFSTYATWWIRQAISRAIADQARTIRIPIHMIETINQINKIIREYLQKEGKEPDVNIIAKEVNLSVDKVKQVIKITKEPVSLEAPISNEDDGKFGDFVEDRNSLSPMDHILKDDLKEQIDEVLDQLNDREKAVIRMRFGLMDDESDRTLEEIGKELNVTRERVRQIESSAIKKLKHPKVGRKLKNYIEGWK
- a CDS encoding RNA degradosome polyphosphate kinase; translated protein: MQFQSSMYINRELSWLAFNSRVLDQCSKELPLLEKLKFIAIYCTNLDEFYMIRVAGLKQLFVAGISTTSNDEMTPLAQLKAIRNYLHEEKYVLEQYFSKILSDLEKENLFIRSYEELDEDMKQQCNEHFFSNIFPVIVPIAVDATHPFPHLNNLSFSLAVKLCDPIHPELLKFGMIRIPRVLPRFYQVSSNIYVPIESIVHHHTEHIFPGYKLLASAAFRVTRNADMEIEEEEADDFMMILEQGLKLRRKGAFIRLQIQKGADEQLIEFLRLHMNIFHKDIYEYDTLLNLSSLWQIILNKEFTHLLSPVYTSKILPPFGDNLSIFSAMDKQDILVFQPYESFEPVYQFIKEASKDPKVVSIRMTLYRVEKNSNIVQALIDAANDGKQVTVMVELKARFDEENNLHWAKSLENAGAHVIYGITGFKVHAKVAQVIRKEGDKLKIYNHLSTGNYNASSAKVYTDVSYFTSKEEYSQDTTTFFHILSGYSKSRRLKTLSMSPKQIKERILEMIAIEANQRENGVIIAKMNALVDADVIKALYEASNKGVRIDLIVRGICCLKPDVQGYSENIKVRSIVGKYLEHARILYFKHTSPNYFISSADWMPRNLERRLELMTPIYDEHSRAKLAQILKLQLSDNDLAYELNSDGRYKKIIINKDDKINNSQKILEDYISRIFYTLKKDTDQSRATHLATKLFRDN